GCAAGAAGCGCGTCGCGGCCGGTTCGGGGACAGAGGTTCAGGACGTCAACAAGCTGCTCAAGATGCACCAGGAGATGGGCCGCGCGATGAAGCAGATCAAAAAGATGGGCGGGCTCAAGGGCCTCGGCGCGCTGTTCGGTGGTGGCGGCGGGATGGGTGGTCCCGGCGGTGCCGGAGCGGCTGCCCTCGGCGGCCCTGGCGGCGGATTACCGGGTCTTGGTGGAGGGGCGGGTCAACTGCCCTCCAACCTGCAGGACCTGCTCAAGAAGAATTGAAATTCAACAGTTTGAATCAGAAAGGTAAGTAACCATGGCAGTAGCACTGAGGCTCTCGCGGGGCGGCAACAAGAAGCGCCCCTACTATCGTATCGTCGTTGCCGACACGCGCAGCTCGCGCGACGGCAAGTACCTCGAGCAGGTCGGCACCTACAACCCGCTGCTCGCCAAGGACGACGCCAACCGCGTGGTCCTGAACGAGGATCGCGCCCGCTACTGGCTGGGCGTCGGCGCCCAGGCGACCGACCGCGTTGCTCGCTTCCTCGATGCCGCCGGCATCAAGGAGCGCGCTGCTCGCAACAACCCGAACAAGGCCGAGCCGGGCGAAAAGGCCAAGGAACGCGTTGAAGAGCGCGCTGCCAAGGCTGCTGCCGCCGAGGAAGCCGCCAAGGCTGCCAAGGAAGAAGCCGCTGCTCCGGCCGCCGAGGAAGTGACCGAGGAAGTCGCTGCCGAAGCTCCGGCTGAAGAGGTTGTTGCTGCTGAAGCGCCGGCTGAAGAAGCTGCCGCCGAGGAAGCTCCGGCTGCTGAAGAAGCTCCGGTTGCCGAAGAAGCCCCGGCTGAAGAAGCTGCCGCTGAAGAGGCTCCGGCCGCTGAAGCGGGCGAGGAAAAGGCTGAGGGCTGATCCTTGGCTGAAGACAAACCCGTCACGCTCGCCGCCATCACCGGCGCGCACGGCGTGACGGGTGAAGTCCGTCTCAAGTTGTTTGGCGAAGGGCTCGGGGGTTTCTCCGCCCATCGCCAATTCAACGACGGCGCGCTGACGCTCAAGAAGCTGCGCGACGATGGCAAGGGCGGCGCTATCGCCCGCTTTGCCGAGGTGGACGACCGGACCGCAGCCGAGAAACTGCGCGGCACCACTCTGAGCGTTCCGCGCTCGGCGCTCCCCGCCCTCGATGAGGGCGAATACTACCATGCGGATCTGATCGGCCTTCCGGCCATGTCCGAGGCTGGTGAGCCGCTCGGTACGGTGATCGCGGTCGAGAACTACGGTGCGACCGATGTGCTCGAAGTCGAGCGACCTGACGGCAAGCGCTTCATGGTACCGATGCGGATCGAAGCCGTGCCGGCGTGGAATGACCAGAGGCTTGTTGTCAGTATGGATTTCGTCGATCAGGCTTGATCGATGCAGATCATCTACAGCGTATGGATAATACTCGTCGTTGCCGTCGGTCTTAACGGGTTCGCGGCGGGCGTAGCGGCGGCCTTGTCTGTCTGGGGCCCCGCTTGGAAGCGTCCTTCCAGGATATTAGTTGCGGCGGCCTCTGCGGGCTTTCTTCCCTTCGGAGTCTTGATCCCGGCCACCTTTTTAGAGTTGAGCTCGGGCATGAAGGAATCGACTTACCTCGCTCTCGGGTTTGGTGTGATGTTTGTGATCGCAACGGTGGTTTCATTGCCGGGTGCGATCGTAGTATCGCGGAAGCTCGAAAGGCCGAGCGACGATTTTCTAGCCTTCGAATGACTAACGCCTCAGAGGCTCCAACTCAGCCAGATAATTCCTGATCGCCGTCGCAGCGACACCGCCTTCGCCCATGGCGTGGC
Above is a genomic segment from Altererythrobacter sp. Root672 containing:
- the rpsP gene encoding 30S ribosomal protein S16, yielding MAVALRLSRGGNKKRPYYRIVVADTRSSRDGKYLEQVGTYNPLLAKDDANRVVLNEDRARYWLGVGAQATDRVARFLDAAGIKERAARNNPNKAEPGEKAKERVEERAAKAAAAEEAAKAAKEEAAAPAAEEVTEEVAAEAPAEEVVAAEAPAEEAAAEEAPAAEEAPVAEEAPAEEAAAEEAPAAEAGEEKAEG
- the rimM gene encoding ribosome maturation factor RimM (Essential for efficient processing of 16S rRNA), giving the protein MAEDKPVTLAAITGAHGVTGEVRLKLFGEGLGGFSAHRQFNDGALTLKKLRDDGKGGAIARFAEVDDRTAAEKLRGTTLSVPRSALPALDEGEYYHADLIGLPAMSEAGEPLGTVIAVENYGATDVLEVERPDGKRFMVPMRIEAVPAWNDQRLVVSMDFVDQA